One Kaistella polysaccharea DNA segment encodes these proteins:
- a CDS encoding glycosyltransferase family 2 protein produces the protein MTDKKDISILIANYNNGHFFKDAFESLQRQTFKNWEAVIIDDCSTDNSVELITEMIKGDSRFRFYQNAINVGYQNTIVRAISLAKAEIFGRLDPDDTLHPEAIQHSLEAHRLNPEAGLVYSDWDKFDRNWVFQDHHKSEPVPELNKKYYNLYGEISPFSTFKMEIYNKTSGVDISIRRAEDKDIYMKMCELAPVVYIPSVLYNYRHHSGGLSTGDNALKAEFSHWCALVKMLDRRQVNLEDVFSEHIVSRSVLNKFIRKEKKEKRWLHNNLIGRILASAFRRKTATAHD, from the coding sequence ATGACTGATAAAAAGGACATATCGATCTTGATCGCAAATTACAACAACGGCCACTTTTTTAAAGACGCTTTTGAGAGTTTGCAGCGACAAACCTTTAAAAATTGGGAAGCCGTCATCATCGATGATTGCTCCACAGACAATTCTGTAGAACTCATCACAGAAATGATAAAGGGCGATTCGCGGTTTCGTTTTTATCAAAACGCAATAAATGTTGGCTACCAAAATACCATTGTGCGCGCCATTAGTTTGGCAAAAGCGGAAATATTTGGACGGCTCGATCCTGACGATACGTTGCATCCAGAGGCAATTCAACATTCATTGGAAGCCCATCGATTAAATCCTGAAGCCGGACTTGTATATTCTGACTGGGATAAGTTTGATCGTAATTGGGTATTTCAAGATCATCATAAAAGTGAACCTGTGCCGGAATTAAACAAAAAGTATTACAACCTTTACGGGGAAATTTCTCCCTTCTCCACTTTCAAAATGGAAATTTATAATAAAACTTCAGGCGTGGACATTTCAATTCGCCGTGCCGAAGATAAAGACATTTACATGAAGATGTGTGAACTGGCACCCGTAGTTTATATCCCCTCTGTCCTTTATAATTATCGACATCACAGTGGAGGGTTATCGACAGGAGACAACGCACTCAAAGCTGAATTTTCGCACTGGTGCGCACTGGTGAAGATGCTGGATAGAAGACAAGTTAATCTAGAGGACGTTTTCTCAGAACATATTGTCAGCCGTTCAGTCTTAAACAAATTCATTAGAAAGGAAAAAAAAGAAAAAAGATGGTTACATAATAATTTAATTGGTAGAATATTAGCCTCGGCGTTTAGAAGAAAAACGGCAACGGCGCATGATTAA
- a CDS encoding glycosyltransferase family 2 protein: MIKSPQISILIANYNNGHFFKDAFESLRLQTFENWEAIIIDDASTDCSVEIIQNLIEGDSRCHFYQNSENIGYQRTIVRAISISRTEIFGRLDPDDALHSEAIELSLKAHRENPEVGLAYSNIIFCDSKLVPTHINKGRQIETLDESSYNFDGAIWHFVTFKRKIYNRTSGIDPFNRRAEDQDIYLKMGEAAPVKYVDNNMYFYRVHDKGASTGKQNDKAFFWQWIALVKMAERRDHNLEDLFSEHFVNAQLVVPYKRRWLYLMDKVKKSSILSVLFRLIGKKF; encoded by the coding sequence ATGATTAAATCTCCACAAATATCAATTTTAATTGCTAATTACAATAATGGCCACTTTTTTAAAGATGCGTTTGAAAGTCTCCGTCTGCAAACTTTTGAAAATTGGGAAGCGATTATAATAGATGATGCATCCACCGATTGTTCGGTGGAAATTATTCAAAACTTAATTGAAGGAGACTCTCGGTGCCATTTTTATCAGAATTCTGAAAATATCGGATATCAGAGGACCATTGTACGAGCCATCAGTATTTCTAGAACAGAAATTTTTGGCCGGTTGGATCCGGATGATGCCCTACATTCTGAAGCAATAGAATTGTCTTTAAAAGCACACCGTGAAAATCCTGAAGTGGGTTTAGCGTATTCAAATATCATATTCTGCGACAGCAAGCTAGTTCCAACACATATCAATAAGGGTCGACAGATTGAAACGTTAGATGAATCCTCTTACAATTTTGACGGAGCTATTTGGCACTTTGTCACATTCAAACGGAAAATATATAATCGTACGTCCGGAATAGATCCCTTTAACCGTCGTGCAGAAGATCAGGATATTTACTTGAAAATGGGTGAGGCTGCTCCTGTGAAATACGTAGACAATAATATGTATTTTTACCGAGTACACGACAAAGGCGCTTCGACGGGGAAACAAAATGACAAGGCGTTCTTCTGGCAGTGGATTGCTCTTGTGAAGATGGCTGAGCGGCGCGACCATAACTTGGAAGATCTTTTCAGTGAGCATTTTGTGAACGCCCAACTCGTAGTACCTTATAAACGGCGGTGGCTATATTTGATGGACAAAGTAAAAAAGAGTTCGATTTTATCAGTATTGTTCCGTTTAATAGGAAAGAAATTTTAA
- a CDS encoding glycosyltransferase, whose product MAQLSILIVNYNNGHFFEDAYRSLLRQTSDQWEAVVIDDASTDNSVEVIQKLISGDNPFHFYQNEKTLGIQYAVMRAIAISSRGIFGRLDPDDALYPEAVEFSLRAHQNHPEVGLVYSDLTVCDQNLILQSEHRSVQIDQLDVKSLIFNREINSFATFKKKLNRGTSGIDPTLKRSEDVDVYMKMIEVAPVLHLPNPLYYYRIHNKNASKMDNEERSYFWHWVALLKTADRRNIDLENIFVEHVVDLSELIVYKKCVSYIKSLLRKKRVFSAIVGAAARFGINKHSILKS is encoded by the coding sequence ATGGCACAACTTTCCATTTTAATAGTCAATTATAACAACGGCCATTTTTTCGAAGATGCCTATCGAAGCCTCTTGCGACAAACCTCCGATCAATGGGAAGCGGTGGTGATCGACGATGCATCTACCGACAATTCCGTTGAAGTTATCCAGAAGCTTATCAGCGGTGACAATCCTTTTCACTTCTACCAAAATGAAAAAACCCTAGGAATCCAGTACGCGGTTATGCGAGCTATAGCAATTTCATCTAGGGGGATTTTTGGTCGCCTCGATCCCGACGATGCTCTTTACCCGGAAGCGGTTGAGTTTTCCTTACGAGCACACCAAAATCATCCGGAAGTGGGCCTGGTTTATTCGGATCTAACCGTGTGTGATCAAAATTTAATTCTTCAATCTGAGCATCGAAGTGTTCAGATCGATCAGTTAGATGTGAAGTCGTTGATATTTAATAGGGAAATAAACTCGTTCGCCACGTTCAAAAAAAAACTAAACCGAGGCACCTCCGGTATTGATCCTACTTTAAAGCGCTCAGAAGACGTAGATGTTTATATGAAAATGATTGAAGTTGCACCGGTATTGCATCTGCCAAATCCCTTATATTACTATCGGATCCATAATAAAAATGCTTCAAAGATGGATAATGAAGAGCGTTCGTATTTTTGGCATTGGGTGGCACTTTTAAAGACGGCAGACAGAAGAAATATAGACCTGGAAAATATTTTCGTCGAGCACGTTGTGGACCTTTCAGAATTGATAGTTTATAAAAAATGTGTATCTTATATTAAATCGCTTCTACGAAAGAAGCGGGTTTTTTCAGCGATCGTAGGAGCAGCAGCAAGATTTGGTATTAATAAACACTCAATTTTAAAAAGTTAA
- a CDS encoding glycosyltransferase family 2 protein, translating to MQISVIIPVYNVEPYLEECLASLCKQLTENIELIIINDGSTDRSGEIIQYYAECFPTIKIITQENRGLSAARNAGLDIAVGEYIWFIDGDDYIEENALEDVQRCLHKYPEIDMVRFGYFKFDDINGEILKSFKPSAAGPLPATDYFNTHQVLHEACIGTYRRKYLSENRLRFAEGYIFEDSIFNMQAYSSGGTVVILPVQLYFYRFRQGSLYHSQTSIKKIDSIIYLIQTCDTIIVSNMHNLKEVYFVANKKLDYVNLLIDHFFYFSPYTFRQKLKVFLTINHRIPVFNDDRPSIKQMKIFLNVNPKLYFALRYAGLKKGWTSPNI from the coding sequence ATGCAAATTTCAGTCATTATTCCAGTTTACAATGTGGAACCTTACCTCGAGGAATGCCTGGCTTCGCTGTGTAAGCAACTGACCGAAAATATAGAGCTAATAATTATTAATGATGGATCCACTGATCGGTCCGGAGAAATAATCCAATATTATGCTGAATGTTTTCCCACCATAAAGATCATCACTCAGGAAAACCGAGGTTTGAGCGCCGCCCGAAATGCCGGACTTGATATCGCGGTAGGAGAATACATCTGGTTTATTGACGGAGATGATTACATAGAAGAAAATGCCCTAGAAGATGTACAGCGTTGCCTTCATAAGTATCCAGAAATTGACATGGTAAGGTTTGGCTATTTCAAATTCGATGATATAAACGGCGAAATCCTCAAATCATTTAAACCCTCGGCAGCAGGACCGCTTCCTGCTACTGATTATTTTAACACACATCAAGTTTTACATGAAGCATGCATCGGAACATACAGGAGAAAATACCTCTCTGAAAATCGATTAAGATTTGCCGAAGGGTATATTTTTGAGGATTCCATTTTTAATATGCAGGCCTACAGCTCGGGCGGGACGGTGGTTATTCTCCCAGTTCAACTTTATTTTTATCGTTTTCGGCAAGGCTCCCTCTACCATTCACAAACTTCCATTAAGAAGATTGATTCAATAATTTATCTCATTCAAACCTGCGACACCATAATTGTTTCAAACATGCATAACTTAAAAGAAGTTTATTTTGTAGCGAATAAAAAGTTGGACTACGTGAATTTATTGATTGATCATTTTTTTTATTTTAGCCCCTACACCTTTCGCCAGAAACTGAAAGTCTTTCTCACCATTAACCACCGAATTCCCGTTTTTAATGATGATCGACCTTCTATCAAACAGATGAAAATTTTTCTTAACGTTAATCCTAAGCTCTATTTTGCCCTGCGGTATGCTGGATTGAAAAAAGGATGGACTTCACCTAATATTTAG